A genomic segment from Bacillus cereus G9842 encodes:
- the topB gene encoding DNA topoisomerase III, which translates to MKLIIAEKPDQGLALVSQFKYRRKDGYLEVEANELFPNGAYCTWAIGHLTQLCNPEHYHAEWKKWSLNTLPMIPERFQFEVTKSKYKQFNVVKQLLHNPQVTEIIHAGDAGREGELIVRNIINLCNVQKPMKRLWISSLTKQAIYQGFKNLLDESDTINTYYEAYTRSCADWVVGMNASRVFSILLKKKGMNDVFSAGRVQTPTLALIVKREKEIENFKSEPFWEVFATFNIEGKKYDGKWEKDNESRLKDPDMANKIAAFCQGKPAVVKEMKTERKEFQPPLLFNLSSLQATANKAFKFSPKKTLDITQALYQKGIVSYPRSDSNYVTQGEAATFPDILQKLSQFDEYKGLLPAPVESIMNNKRYVNEKKVTDHYAIIPTEQVTNPSRLSGDEKKIYDMIVRRLIAAHYEVAIFDYTTIVTLVDERAEFISKGKQQIQEGWRKVIFQDDKDDETILPIVAEGEEGKVVKVKVKEGKTQPPKRYTEGQLITLMKTAGKYLENEELEKVLKKTEGLGTEATRAGIITMLKDRKYIDVKKNQVYATDKGKVLITAIGDKILASPEMTAKWEQRLAEIGEGTASPATFMEQTKKLSAKIIEDAVEMSEKWDFTGLHVESIERKGSKFTTGKKVGSCKKCDGDVIDKSTFYGCSNYNTTQCDFTISKKILSKTISQKNMTKLLKGEKTDLIKGFKKGEKTFDAKLEWKDNKINFVFEN; encoded by the coding sequence ATGAAATTAATTATTGCCGAGAAACCAGATCAAGGGTTGGCTCTTGTTTCACAGTTTAAATATCGCCGGAAAGATGGATATTTAGAAGTAGAAGCGAATGAGTTATTTCCAAATGGAGCGTACTGTACATGGGCAATTGGTCATTTGACGCAGTTATGTAATCCAGAGCATTATCACGCAGAGTGGAAAAAATGGTCACTTAATACGTTACCGATGATTCCAGAACGTTTTCAATTTGAAGTAACAAAGTCAAAGTATAAGCAATTTAACGTTGTGAAACAGCTGTTACATAATCCACAGGTAACAGAAATCATTCACGCAGGAGATGCTGGGCGTGAAGGGGAACTGATCGTACGAAATATTATTAATCTTTGTAACGTGCAAAAGCCGATGAAACGTCTATGGATTTCGTCTTTAACGAAGCAAGCTATTTATCAAGGGTTTAAAAATTTACTTGATGAATCAGATACAATTAATACGTATTACGAAGCATACACAAGATCTTGTGCTGACTGGGTTGTTGGCATGAATGCATCACGTGTGTTTAGTATTTTGTTAAAGAAAAAAGGAATGAATGATGTATTTTCTGCTGGTCGTGTCCAAACACCAACGTTAGCATTGATTGTAAAGCGTGAGAAAGAAATTGAAAACTTTAAGTCAGAGCCTTTCTGGGAAGTGTTTGCAACCTTTAATATAGAAGGAAAGAAATATGACGGGAAATGGGAGAAGGATAATGAATCCCGCTTAAAAGACCCTGATATGGCGAATAAAATTGCGGCATTTTGCCAAGGGAAACCGGCTGTTGTGAAGGAAATGAAAACGGAGCGTAAAGAGTTTCAGCCGCCGCTTTTATTCAACTTATCATCACTGCAAGCAACGGCAAATAAAGCCTTTAAGTTTTCACCGAAAAAGACGCTTGATATAACGCAAGCACTCTATCAAAAAGGGATTGTTTCTTATCCACGTTCAGATTCTAACTATGTTACTCAAGGAGAAGCAGCGACTTTCCCTGATATTTTACAGAAGTTAAGTCAGTTTGATGAATATAAAGGTTTATTACCGGCTCCGGTTGAATCCATTATGAACAATAAGCGTTATGTAAATGAAAAGAAAGTAACAGATCACTACGCGATTATTCCGACAGAGCAAGTTACAAACCCAAGCAGACTATCAGGTGATGAAAAGAAAATATACGATATGATCGTAAGAAGGCTTATTGCAGCTCATTATGAAGTTGCAATCTTTGACTATACAACGATTGTAACGCTTGTAGATGAACGTGCTGAATTCATTTCAAAAGGAAAACAGCAAATTCAAGAAGGTTGGCGTAAAGTTATTTTCCAAGACGATAAAGATGACGAAACCATTCTTCCAATTGTAGCTGAAGGTGAAGAAGGAAAAGTTGTAAAGGTGAAAGTGAAAGAAGGAAAAACACAGCCACCGAAGCGTTATACAGAAGGACAACTTATTACGTTAATGAAAACAGCCGGTAAGTATTTAGAGAATGAAGAGCTAGAGAAGGTATTGAAGAAAACAGAAGGTTTAGGTACGGAAGCGACCCGCGCGGGTATTATTACGATGCTGAAAGACCGTAAATATATAGATGTAAAGAAAAACCAAGTGTATGCGACTGATAAAGGAAAAGTATTAATTACCGCAATTGGTGACAAAATACTAGCTTCACCGGAAATGACTGCGAAATGGGAACAACGTCTTGCGGAAATTGGTGAAGGTACAGCTTCACCAGCTACATTTATGGAACAGACGAAAAAGCTATCAGCTAAAATTATTGAAGACGCAGTGGAAATGTCTGAGAAGTGGGATTTCACGGGACTACATGTTGAATCGATTGAACGAAAAGGATCGAAATTTACAACGGGTAAAAAGGTTGGTAGCTGTAAAAAATGTGATGGCGATGTAATTGATAAGTCAACGTTTTACGGTTGTTCTAACTATAATACAACGCAATGTGATTTCACCATTTCAAAGAAGATATTAAGTAAAACAATTTCGCAAAAGAATATGACAAAGCTCTTAAAAGGTGAAAAGACTGATTTAATTAAAGGCTTTAAAAAGGGCGAGAAAACGTTTGATGCGAAATTAGAGTGGAAAGATAATAAGATTAATTTTGTATTTGAGAATTAA
- a CDS encoding FMN-dependent NADH-azoreductase: MGLFSSLFGKKEENKNVEGNKKMSKVLFVKANDRPAEQAVSSKMYETFVSTYKEANPNTEITELDLFALDLPYYGNIAISGGYKRSQGMELTAEEEKAVATVDQYLNQFLEADKVVFAFPLWNFTVPAPLITYISYLSQAGKTFKYTANGPEGLVGGKKVVVLGARGSDYSSEQMAPMEMAVNYVTTVLGFWGITNPETVVIEGHNQYPDRSQQIVEEGLENVKKVAAKF; this comes from the coding sequence ATGGGATTATTTAGCTCGTTATTTGGTAAAAAAGAAGAAAATAAGAATGTAGAGGGGAATAAAAAAATGTCAAAAGTATTATTTGTAAAAGCAAACGATCGTCCAGCGGAGCAAGCAGTTAGTTCAAAAATGTATGAAACATTTGTAAGTACTTATAAAGAAGCAAATCCAAATACAGAAATTACGGAATTAGATTTATTTGCATTAGATCTTCCTTATTACGGAAATATCGCGATTTCAGGTGGATATAAACGTAGCCAAGGCATGGAGTTAACAGCTGAAGAAGAGAAGGCAGTTGCTACAGTAGATCAATATTTAAATCAGTTTTTAGAAGCTGATAAGGTTGTATTTGCATTCCCATTATGGAACTTTACAGTACCAGCACCATTAATCACATATATTTCATACTTATCTCAAGCTGGAAAAACGTTTAAATATACAGCAAATGGCCCAGAAGGTTTAGTTGGTGGTAAAAAAGTAGTTGTGTTAGGTGCTCGTGGTTCAGATTACTCTTCAGAACAAATGGCTCCTATGGAAATGGCAGTTAATTACGTAACAACTGTACTTGGATTCTGGGGAATTACAAATCCAGAGACAGTTGTAATTGAAGGGCACAATCAATATCCAGATCGTTCACAACAAATTGTTGAAGAAGGTCTAGAAAACGTTAAAAAAGTAGCAGCGAAATTTTAA
- the brnQ gene encoding branched-chain amino acid transport system II carrier protein, with translation MANKVPFSFIVVIGLMLFALFFGAGNLIFPAMLGQSAGENVWIANAGFLVTGVGLPLLGVLAFGFSGKDDLQSLASRAHPVFGIVFTTVLYLAIGPLFAIPRTGNVSYEIGLKPFMPEGVGSTPLILFTIIFFSITCFFSLNPAKIVDIVGKILTPIKLTFIGILVIVAFIHPIGDMQAPVEAYTSHAFFKGFQEGYLTMDTLASFVFGIIIINAIKEKGAKTKTQIMVVCAKATIIAASILAIIYTALSYMGASSVAKLGHLENGGEVLAKVSNYYFGSYGGVLLGLMITVACLTTSVGLVSACSSFFHKLFPNVPYKAIAITLCVFSAIVANVGLTQLIAVSVPVLTAIYPLAIVLIFLTFFHSLFKGRAEVYQVSLIVTFIISLFDGLSAAGVNIEVVSQVFTKFLPMQEVGLGWIFPAIIGGFIGYGISILKVKNQVQPATRADKKIG, from the coding sequence ATGGCGAATAAAGTACCGTTTTCGTTCATAGTAGTTATTGGATTAATGTTATTTGCACTATTTTTTGGAGCGGGAAATTTAATTTTCCCAGCGATGCTTGGTCAATCAGCAGGAGAGAATGTATGGATTGCTAACGCTGGATTTTTAGTAACTGGTGTTGGACTACCATTACTAGGTGTACTAGCATTTGGTTTTTCAGGTAAAGATGATTTGCAGTCATTAGCAAGTCGCGCTCACCCAGTGTTCGGGATTGTGTTTACAACAGTTTTATACTTAGCGATCGGTCCGTTATTTGCAATACCGAGAACAGGAAATGTATCTTATGAAATTGGTCTTAAGCCGTTTATGCCAGAGGGAGTAGGTTCTACACCTTTAATTCTTTTCACAATTATATTCTTTAGCATCACTTGTTTTTTTTCGCTAAATCCCGCGAAAATTGTCGATATTGTTGGAAAAATTTTAACGCCAATTAAGTTGACTTTCATCGGTATTTTAGTAATCGTTGCTTTTATACATCCGATTGGAGATATGCAAGCACCAGTGGAAGCTTATACATCACATGCATTCTTTAAAGGATTCCAAGAAGGATACTTAACGATGGATACGCTCGCATCATTCGTATTCGGGATTATTATCATTAATGCAATTAAAGAAAAAGGTGCAAAAACGAAAACACAAATTATGGTCGTTTGTGCAAAAGCGACCATAATTGCAGCATCTATTTTAGCAATTATCTATACAGCTCTTTCTTATATGGGTGCTTCAAGTGTTGCAAAGCTTGGACATTTAGAGAACGGTGGAGAAGTATTAGCGAAAGTTTCTAACTACTATTTTGGATCATACGGCGGAGTATTATTAGGATTAATGATTACAGTAGCGTGTTTAACAACTAGTGTGGGACTTGTATCAGCATGTTCTTCATTCTTCCATAAGTTATTCCCAAATGTTCCTTACAAAGCAATTGCAATCACGCTCTGTGTATTTAGTGCCATTGTTGCAAACGTAGGATTAACACAATTAATCGCAGTTTCTGTTCCAGTATTAACAGCAATTTATCCACTAGCAATCGTATTGATTTTCTTAACATTCTTCCATTCATTATTTAAAGGAAGAGCGGAAGTTTATCAAGTAAGCTTGATCGTAACATTTATCATCAGCTTATTCGATGGATTAAGTGCAGCTGGAGTTAACATTGAAGTAGTAAGCCAAGTGTTCACTAAATTCCTTCCGATGCAGGAAGTAGGACTAGGCTGGATCTTCCCAGCGATTATCGGTGGATTTATCGGATATGGCATTAGCATTTTAAAAGTGAAAAACCAAGTTCAACCAGCAACTAGA
- a CDS encoding DUF4153 domain-containing protein translates to MNSNNLIVKHMDNPHELEKMYRKDPKAFKKAFSQAWDQNPDSQILGAWYERLHFKEKVNKEKTSLFQKGFLFMGLLAILAGISTRIIFHFVEQEAIAPINLAFGVIPFIAAYFVYNNKPKKSIIYSLIALFLVSGVYLNTLPINYKDSTILAYLHLPIFLWVLVGLAFTGNEYSKGSTRLAYIKFNLEYCLLYGSMAVSGMILAIFTMRLFSFVDLDIGEFYFSNVVLFGAAALAIVTAYLVSMNLKLAKNITPYISKIFSPLVLITLLIYLITVILVGKNPFLDRNFLMAFNGILLGVLAVTIFSIVESDSDEKKSISDYINFALIVLALIIDTVALSAIVFRLSSYGITPNRLAVLGVNILIWANLIWIMFSYMRFLQNKSGPKAIQDAVTKYLPIYGLWAAFVIFTFPIIFN, encoded by the coding sequence ATGAACAGTAACAATTTGATTGTTAAACATATGGATAACCCCCATGAGTTGGAGAAGATGTATAGAAAAGATCCGAAAGCTTTTAAAAAAGCATTCTCACAAGCATGGGACCAAAACCCTGATTCTCAAATTCTAGGTGCTTGGTATGAAAGGTTGCATTTTAAGGAGAAAGTAAATAAAGAAAAAACATCTTTGTTTCAAAAAGGTTTCTTATTCATGGGCCTTTTAGCTATTCTGGCCGGCATAAGCACTAGAATCATTTTCCACTTTGTTGAGCAGGAAGCAATTGCTCCAATTAATTTGGCTTTTGGTGTAATTCCCTTTATTGCTGCTTATTTTGTTTACAATAATAAGCCGAAAAAAAGTATTATTTATTCCCTTATAGCGTTATTCCTAGTTTCCGGGGTGTATCTTAATACGTTGCCAATAAATTATAAAGACAGTACCATACTTGCGTATTTACATCTTCCTATATTTTTATGGGTCTTAGTAGGGCTTGCATTTACAGGAAATGAATATTCAAAAGGCAGTACAAGATTAGCCTATATTAAATTTAATTTAGAATATTGTCTTCTCTACGGGAGCATGGCAGTGAGCGGAATGATACTAGCAATATTCACCATGCGTTTATTTAGCTTTGTTGACTTAGATATAGGAGAATTCTATTTTAGTAATGTTGTTTTATTTGGAGCAGCGGCTCTCGCTATTGTGACTGCATACTTAGTATCAATGAATCTTAAGCTTGCTAAAAATATTACACCATACATATCTAAAATTTTTAGTCCTCTCGTCCTGATTACCTTGCTTATCTATCTTATAACGGTAATTTTGGTCGGGAAAAATCCATTCTTGGATCGCAATTTCCTAATGGCCTTCAACGGAATACTGCTTGGTGTATTGGCTGTTACTATATTTTCTATCGTTGAGAGTGACTCAGACGAGAAAAAGAGTATTTCAGATTATATAAATTTTGCCTTAATTGTTCTGGCACTTATTATTGATACTGTTGCATTGTCAGCCATCGTATTTAGACTTTCTTCTTACGGGATTACACCTAATAGACTAGCTGTTTTAGGTGTAAACATACTGATCTGGGCAAATCTAATTTGGATTATGTTTTCCTATATGCGTTTCTTGCAAAATAAATCAGGACCAAAAGCTATCCAAGATGCCGTTACGAAGTATTTGCCAATATATGGACTTTGGGCAGCTTTCGTCATATTTACGTTTCCTATCATTTTTAATTAG
- a CDS encoding arsenic resistance protein, whose amino-acid sequence MSTIEKIQTFIILFAVTCGIVLGQFNMIHTYSDKFIVPFLFFMLYGLFLSIPLKEIKNGFRNLKFAGTSLTINFLWTPLLAWGLGALFLSDHPALWVGFIMLMVTPCTDWYLIFTEIAKGNVALSTAILPVNLILQVLLLPIYLFLFAGVMKTVAVFVLVESIVIVIVLPFILAHATKFIMNKMKKAETLENKLIPFFSSAQIVFLSLAIVAMFASQGKYLLQNMNVVLLLLVPVLLFFIINFLLGQFIGRMMHLSYKDTVSLSLTTLARNSPVALAIAVTAFPDEPLIALALVIGPLIELPVLAGVSQVLLLIKKKRQYA is encoded by the coding sequence ATGAGCACTATAGAAAAGATTCAAACTTTTATTATTCTTTTTGCTGTTACATGCGGCATCGTACTCGGACAATTTAATATGATACATACGTATTCAGACAAGTTTATTGTTCCCTTCTTATTTTTTATGCTATATGGATTATTCCTCAGCATCCCATTAAAAGAAATAAAAAACGGATTTCGCAATTTAAAATTTGCTGGAACAAGTCTTACTATTAACTTCTTATGGACACCTTTACTCGCTTGGGGGTTAGGGGCACTATTTCTTTCAGATCATCCAGCACTTTGGGTTGGATTTATAATGTTAATGGTTACTCCATGCACAGATTGGTACTTAATCTTTACTGAAATAGCGAAAGGAAATGTAGCACTTTCTACTGCAATTTTACCTGTAAATTTAATTTTGCAAGTTCTACTCCTTCCAATTTATTTATTTTTATTTGCTGGTGTCATGAAAACTGTAGCGGTTTTTGTTTTAGTAGAAAGTATTGTTATCGTAATCGTCTTACCATTTATACTTGCACACGCTACAAAATTCATTATGAATAAAATGAAAAAAGCTGAAACTCTCGAGAATAAACTCATTCCGTTTTTCAGCTCTGCTCAAATTGTATTTTTAAGTTTAGCAATAGTAGCGATGTTTGCATCACAAGGTAAATATTTACTGCAAAATATGAATGTCGTTTTATTATTACTCGTTCCTGTTCTATTGTTCTTCATCATTAATTTTTTACTAGGACAATTTATCGGGCGCATGATGCATTTATCTTACAAAGATACAGTAAGTCTAAGCTTAACAACGTTAGCAAGAAACTCACCTGTTGCACTCGCTATCGCTGTGACCGCTTTTCCAGATGAGCCTCTTATCGCACTTGCACTCGTTATTGGACCATTGATTGAGTTACCAGTACTAGCTGGTGTGTCACAAGTTTTGTTGCTTATTAAGAAAAAACGGCAATACGCATAA